A genome region from Methylobacterium sp. FF17 includes the following:
- a CDS encoding DUF3016 domain-containing protein codes for MRRAGIGIVALMVWAGLQPAGALSDAAVEIRFVAPERYTDADDRYGSGPSLRGTLSEIRRILELSARRVLAPGDRLTIDVLDIDRAGFVTPGFSGPSGLRVVNDVTPPAFRLRYDLRRAGRRIASGEERVGDINYLFGARAARTGGFAYEETLLRDWARRRLAVP; via the coding sequence ATGCGCCGGGCCGGGATCGGGATCGTCGCCCTGATGGTGTGGGCCGGCCTCCAGCCGGCGGGTGCGCTCTCCGACGCGGCGGTGGAGATCCGCTTCGTCGCGCCGGAGCGCTACACGGATGCCGACGACCGCTACGGGTCGGGCCCGTCGCTGCGCGGGACGCTGTCGGAGATCCGGCGGATCCTCGAGCTCTCGGCGCGGCGGGTGCTGGCGCCCGGCGACCGCCTCACCATCGACGTTCTCGACATCGATCGCGCGGGCTTCGTCACACCGGGGTTCAGCGGACCGTCGGGCCTGCGCGTGGTCAACGACGTCACGCCGCCGGCCTTCCGCCTGCGCTACGACCTGCGCCGGGCCGGGCGCCGCATCGCGTCGGGCGAAGAGCGGGTCGGCGACATCAACTACCTGTTCGGCGCCCGCGCCGCCCGCACCGGCGGCTTCGCCTACGAGGAGACGTTGCTCCGCGACTGGGCCCGCCGGCGCCTCGCGGTTCCGTAG
- a CDS encoding response regulator transcription factor — protein MRLLIIEDDREAVAYLVKAFREAGHVPDQALDGLEGYALAQEGDYDVLIVDRMLPKLDGLSLIRSLREQGVTVPVLILSALGQVDDRVKGLRAGGDDYLPKPYAFSELLARAEVLARRRAGAAGASEATAYRVGDLELDRLSHRVTRAGQEIALQPREFRLLEYLMRHAGQVVTRTMLLEHVWDYHFDPQTNVIDVHVSRLRAKIDKDFAHPILHTVRGSGYVLRVDEARGAGS, from the coding sequence ATGCGCCTCCTCATCATCGAGGACGACCGCGAGGCGGTCGCCTACCTGGTCAAGGCCTTTCGCGAGGCGGGCCACGTCCCGGATCAGGCCCTCGACGGGCTCGAGGGCTACGCCCTGGCCCAGGAGGGCGACTACGACGTGCTCATCGTCGACCGGATGCTGCCCAAGCTCGACGGGCTCTCGCTGATCCGCTCCCTGCGCGAGCAGGGCGTCACGGTGCCGGTCCTCATCCTCTCCGCCCTGGGTCAGGTCGACGACCGGGTGAAGGGCCTGCGCGCCGGCGGCGACGATTACCTGCCCAAACCCTACGCCTTCTCCGAGCTCCTCGCCCGCGCCGAGGTGCTGGCCCGGCGCCGCGCCGGGGCGGCGGGCGCTTCCGAGGCCACGGCCTATCGCGTCGGCGACCTCGAACTCGACCGGCTCTCGCACCGGGTCACCCGCGCCGGGCAGGAGATCGCGCTCCAGCCCCGGGAGTTCCGGCTGCTGGAATACCTGATGCGCCATGCCGGCCAGGTGGTGACGCGCACCATGCTGCTCGAACATGTCTGGGACTATCACTTCGATCCGCAGACCAACGTCATCGACGTGCACGTCTCGCGCCTGCGCGCCAAGATCGACAAGGATTTCGCCCATCCGATCCTCCACACCGTGCGCGGCAGCGGCTACGTGCTCCGGGTGGACGAAGCGCGCGGCGCCGGATCGTGA
- a CDS encoding bifunctional [glutamine synthetase] adenylyltransferase/[glutamine synthetase]-adenylyl-L-tyrosine phosphorylase translates to MAQGGTGTGSLRARLSAAPVLSDPEGARARLDAVAPLLGPAGLDPAVQTLLLGIADHSAFLWPLIARAPERLAALLEAEPEAAHADIVARQRAAGREADHAQVATVLRRNRDAHALLVALADIGGLWPLETVTAALSDFADASVRAATDAMLLQAAAAGRFLPRDPSDPQVESGLVVLALGKHGAGELNYSSDIDLVVFFDPETAPLKADLPATPFFTKLAQGIARLLQERTADGYVHRVDYRLRPDPGSTPAALSLNAAYVYYENLGQNWERAAYIKARAVAGDIPAGEQFLANLRPFIWRKYFDFASIADVHAMKRQIHAVRGHDTLAVAGHDIKLGRGGIREIEFFVQTQQLVFGGRRPELRGRRTVAMLDGLTRDGWIDATARDELTEAYAFLRTVEHRLQMVRDEQTQRLPVESEELERFAHFAGFETRAAFEAALLHHARRVQGHYALLFEAEPDLSSDVGDLVFSGTGDDPATLATLRTLGFREPERAVETVRGWHFGRRSAVRTPRAREVLTELVPALMQALGGTAHPDAALDTLDRAFARMPAALELLTILRSNERLRLLFADLLGTAPRLAETVAFSPHVLDTVIDRDFADASTDAEALARQFRARLGQPSDHEDFLDRSRDAARQLRFLTGARLLSGILSPAEAGRAFAGIADAVVAATVERVSDGFFAEHGAVPKGRFAVLGLGRLGSRQLTADSDLDLVLLYDFDPDDRTSAGPKPLDAAVAYNRLAQRIVAALTVPTRRGHLYEVDLRLRPGGGQGPVAVQWRGFRAYHDGDAELWEHMALTRARVIAGDPGLAAELDGEIRAVVRRERVPAEVYAAVRTMRRLVEAEKGSRGSLDLKLAPGGLLDLDFLAQALVLAHAHHRPDLIGPGAAAVFGCAAGHGLLSAADADRLAEAYRQFDDVLHWQRLMVEGEAAEASPVALSRLAVAIGAPDTGRLVEQLDEQREVVRAVFDRLLGA, encoded by the coding sequence ATGGCGCAGGGCGGTACGGGCACCGGCAGCCTTCGCGCGCGGCTGAGCGCGGCGCCGGTCCTGTCCGACCCGGAGGGAGCGCGGGCCCGGCTCGACGCGGTCGCGCCCCTCCTGGGCCCCGCCGGACTGGACCCGGCGGTGCAGACCCTGCTCCTCGGGATCGCGGATCATTCCGCCTTCCTCTGGCCGTTGATCGCGCGGGCGCCGGAGCGCCTGGCCGCCCTGCTCGAGGCGGAGCCGGAGGCGGCGCATGCGGACATCGTCGCCCGGCAGCGCGCGGCGGGCCGGGAGGCCGACCACGCGCAGGTGGCGACGGTCCTGCGCCGCAACCGCGACGCGCACGCGCTGCTGGTGGCGCTGGCCGATATCGGCGGGCTCTGGCCGCTGGAGACCGTGACGGCGGCGCTATCCGACTTCGCCGATGCCTCCGTGCGCGCCGCCACCGACGCCATGCTGCTGCAGGCGGCCGCGGCGGGGCGCTTCCTCCCGCGCGACCCGTCGGATCCGCAGGTGGAATCCGGCCTCGTGGTGCTGGCCCTCGGCAAGCACGGCGCGGGCGAACTGAATTACTCCAGCGACATCGACCTCGTGGTGTTCTTCGATCCCGAAACGGCGCCCCTGAAGGCGGACCTGCCCGCCACGCCGTTCTTCACCAAGCTGGCGCAGGGCATCGCCCGGCTCCTGCAGGAGCGCACCGCCGACGGCTACGTCCACCGGGTCGATTACCGCCTGCGGCCGGACCCGGGCTCGACCCCGGCCGCGCTGTCGCTGAACGCGGCCTACGTCTACTACGAGAACCTCGGCCAGAACTGGGAGCGCGCGGCCTACATCAAGGCGCGCGCCGTCGCGGGCGATATCCCGGCCGGGGAGCAGTTCCTCGCCAACCTGCGGCCCTTCATCTGGCGCAAGTACTTCGATTTCGCCTCCATCGCCGACGTGCATGCGATGAAGCGCCAGATCCACGCCGTGCGCGGGCACGACACCCTCGCGGTGGCCGGGCACGACATCAAGCTCGGGCGCGGCGGCATCCGCGAGATCGAGTTCTTCGTCCAGACCCAGCAGCTCGTCTTCGGCGGGCGCCGGCCGGAGCTGCGCGGGCGCCGCACCGTTGCGATGCTCGACGGCCTGACGCGCGACGGCTGGATCGACGCGACCGCCCGCGACGAGCTCACGGAGGCCTATGCGTTCCTGCGCACCGTCGAGCATCGCCTGCAGATGGTGCGCGACGAGCAGACCCAGCGCCTGCCGGTCGAATCCGAGGAGCTCGAACGCTTCGCGCACTTCGCCGGCTTCGAGACGCGCGCGGCCTTCGAGGCGGCCCTGCTCCACCATGCCCGGCGGGTGCAGGGCCATTACGCCCTGCTGTTCGAGGCCGAGCCCGACCTCTCCTCGGACGTGGGCGACCTCGTCTTCAGCGGCACCGGTGACGATCCGGCGACGCTCGCCACCCTGCGCACCCTCGGGTTCCGCGAGCCGGAGCGGGCGGTGGAGACCGTGCGCGGCTGGCATTTCGGGCGCCGCTCCGCCGTGCGCACGCCCCGCGCCCGGGAGGTGCTGACCGAGCTGGTTCCGGCGCTGATGCAGGCGCTCGGCGGCACCGCGCATCCCGACGCCGCCCTCGACACCCTCGACCGCGCCTTCGCGCGGATGCCCGCCGCCCTCGAACTCCTCACCATCCTGCGCTCGAACGAGCGGCTGCGCCTGCTCTTCGCCGACCTCCTCGGCACGGCGCCCCGCCTCGCCGAGACCGTGGCCTTCAGCCCGCACGTGCTCGACACGGTGATCGACCGCGATTTCGCCGATGCCAGCACCGACGCGGAGGCACTGGCGCGGCAGTTCCGGGCCCGCCTCGGGCAGCCGTCCGACCACGAGGATTTCCTCGACCGGTCCCGCGACGCCGCCCGGCAATTGCGCTTCCTCACCGGGGCGCGCCTCCTCTCCGGCATCCTGTCGCCGGCGGAGGCCGGACGCGCCTTCGCGGGCATCGCCGATGCGGTGGTGGCCGCGACGGTGGAGCGCGTCTCCGACGGCTTCTTCGCCGAGCACGGGGCGGTGCCGAAGGGCCGCTTCGCGGTGCTCGGCCTCGGCCGCCTCGGTTCGCGGCAGCTCACGGCGGATTCCGACCTCGACCTCGTGCTCCTCTACGACTTCGACCCCGACGACCGCACCAGCGCCGGCCCGAAACCCCTCGACGCGGCGGTGGCCTATAACCGCCTCGCGCAGCGCATCGTGGCGGCCCTCACGGTCCCGACCCGGCGTGGGCATCTCTACGAGGTCGATCTGCGCCTGCGCCCCGGCGGCGGGCAGGGGCCGGTGGCGGTGCAGTGGCGCGGGTTTCGCGCCTACCACGACGGCGATGCCGAGCTCTGGGAGCACATGGCCCTGACCCGGGCCCGGGTGATCGCCGGAGACCCGGGTCTCGCGGCCGAACTCGACGGCGAGATCCGCGCCGTCGTGCGCCGCGAGCGGGTGCCCGCCGAGGTGTACGCGGCGGTGCGGACGATGCGGCGGCTGGTGGAGGCCGAGAAGGGATCGCGCGGTTCGCTCGACCTCAAGCTCGCCCCCGGCGGCCTGCTCGACCTCGATTTCCTGGCCCAGGCCCTGGTGCTGGCGCATGCCCATCACCGGCCCGACCTCATCGGGCCCGGGGCGGCCGCGGTGTTCGGGTGCGCCGCCGGGCATGGTCTCCTCTCGGCGGCGGATGCCGACCGGCTCGCCGAGGCCTATCGCCAGTTCGACGACGTGCTGCACTGGCAGCGGCTGATGGTGGAGGGAGAGGCGGCCGAGGCATCGCCCGTGGCCCTGTCGCGCCTCGCCGTCGCCATAGGGGCACCGGATACGGGCCGGCTGGTCGAGCAGCTCGACGAGCAGCGCGAGGTCGTGCGGGCCGTGTTCGATCGCCTGCTCGGGGCGTAG
- a CDS encoding sensor histidine kinase — protein MTAADDAPAGRLGNLFRTTAFKLSLAYLAVFATFALLALGYVAWNASRVLDDQMVSTIEAEINGLSEQYKLGGLRRLIAAVERRAGEPGASLYLVTNAAGERIVGNIAALPTGLIVDPGQTEADYARNGEAQTLDHRAIMQIFVLPGGFRLLVGRDVAERDRLRAVIGRTSGSSLGLVVLLGVLGAFFIARRVLKRVDAMTETTRRIMAGDLDGRLAVDGNGDELDRLARNLNAMLERIGALMRGLRDVSDNIAHDLKTPLTRLRNRAEEALRSAESPEALRAALEGVIEESDGLIRVFNALLMIARLEGAEARADFQVFDAGPVVQAVAELYEPLASEQGLSLTVALAGGPLTMRGNRELVGQALANLLDNAVKYGGARGVIAVEAARVGGSLRLSVSDPGPGIPPEARTRVLDRFVRLEEARSRPGFGLGLSLVDAVVRLHRGTLSLEDRSSDASASGLAVVITLPAEESGE, from the coding sequence GTGACGGCCGCCGACGACGCCCCGGCCGGACGCCTCGGCAACCTGTTCCGCACCACGGCCTTCAAGCTGTCGCTGGCCTACCTCGCGGTCTTCGCCACCTTCGCGCTGCTGGCGCTGGGCTACGTCGCCTGGAACGCCAGCAGGGTCCTCGACGACCAGATGGTCTCCACCATCGAGGCCGAGATCAACGGCCTCTCCGAGCAGTACAAGCTCGGCGGCCTGCGCCGCCTCATCGCGGCGGTGGAGCGCCGCGCCGGCGAGCCCGGCGCCTCCCTCTACCTCGTCACCAACGCGGCCGGCGAGCGCATCGTCGGCAACATCGCCGCCCTGCCCACCGGCCTCATCGTCGATCCGGGTCAGACCGAGGCCGACTACGCCCGCAACGGGGAGGCACAGACTCTCGACCACCGGGCGATCATGCAGATCTTCGTGCTGCCCGGTGGTTTCCGGCTCCTCGTCGGGCGCGACGTGGCCGAGCGCGACCGCCTCCGGGCGGTGATCGGCCGGACCTCCGGCTCGTCCCTCGGCCTCGTGGTGCTCCTCGGGGTGCTCGGCGCCTTCTTCATCGCGCGCCGCGTCCTCAAGCGCGTCGATGCGATGACCGAGACCACCCGCCGGATCATGGCCGGGGACCTCGACGGGCGCCTCGCGGTGGACGGCAACGGCGACGAACTCGATCGCCTCGCGCGCAACCTCAACGCCATGCTGGAGCGCATCGGCGCGCTGATGCGGGGGCTGCGCGACGTCTCCGACAACATCGCGCACGACTTGAAGACGCCCCTGACGCGCCTGCGCAACCGGGCCGAGGAGGCCCTGCGCAGCGCCGAATCGCCCGAGGCGCTGCGGGCGGCCCTGGAGGGCGTGATCGAGGAGAGCGACGGCCTGATCCGGGTGTTCAACGCGCTCCTGATGATCGCGCGCCTGGAGGGGGCCGAGGCGCGGGCGGATTTCCAGGTCTTCGATGCCGGGCCGGTGGTGCAGGCGGTGGCCGAGCTCTACGAGCCCCTCGCCTCCGAGCAGGGCTTGAGCCTGACGGTGGCCCTCGCGGGTGGCCCGCTGACGATGCGGGGCAACCGCGAACTGGTGGGGCAGGCCCTCGCGAACCTCCTCGACAACGCGGTGAAGTATGGGGGGGCGCGGGGCGTGATCGCGGTGGAGGCCGCGCGCGTCGGCGGGAGCCTCCGGCTGAGCGTCTCCGATCCTGGCCCCGGGATTCCCCCGGAGGCGCGGACGCGGGTGCTCGACCGGTTCGTCCGGCTGGAGGAGGCGCGCTCCCGGCCCGGTTTCGGCCTGGGGCTGAGCCTCGTCGACGCCGTGGTGCGCCTGCACCGGGGCACCCTGTCGCTCGAAGACCGGAGTTCGGACGCGTCTGCCTCCGGGCTCGCCGTCGTGATAACCCTGCCGGCAGAGGAATCGGGGGAGTAG